A region of Kribbella sp. NBC_01245 DNA encodes the following proteins:
- a CDS encoding helix-turn-helix domain-containing protein, with product MSDSEDTVLAAVGPRLRALRQARGTTLTELANETGLTPSTLSRLENGKRRPTLEQLLPLARAYRVPLDELVGSEHAGDPRVHLRPVTHQGMTFVPLNRRAGGIQAFKVVYPPASVWGAPALKTHEGYEWFYVMNGTIRLVLGKQDLVLRAGEAAEFDTRVPHWIGSADERSAELLTLIGVQGEKVHLAVFPD from the coding sequence ATGAGCGACAGCGAAGACACCGTGCTGGCAGCCGTCGGGCCACGACTGAGGGCCTTGCGCCAAGCCCGTGGGACCACGCTGACCGAGCTGGCCAACGAGACCGGGCTCACCCCCAGCACGCTGTCGCGGCTCGAGAACGGCAAACGGCGCCCCACCCTCGAACAGCTCCTGCCGTTGGCGAGGGCTTATCGGGTGCCGCTGGACGAGCTGGTCGGATCGGAACACGCGGGCGATCCGCGGGTTCACCTGCGCCCGGTCACGCACCAGGGCATGACCTTCGTCCCGCTGAACCGCCGTGCCGGAGGCATCCAGGCCTTCAAGGTCGTCTACCCGCCGGCGTCTGTTTGGGGAGCGCCGGCGCTGAAGACTCACGAGGGGTACGAGTGGTTCTACGTGATGAACGGGACCATTCGCCTTGTTCTCGGCAAGCAGGACCTCGTGCTGCGAGCCGGTGAGGCCGCCGAGTTCGACACCCGGGTGCCGCATTGGATCGGCAGCGCCGACGAGCGGTCCGCCGAGCTCCTGACCCTGATCGGAGTCCAGGGCGAAAAGGTCCACCTCGCCGTCTTCCCCGACTGA
- a CDS encoding precorrin-3B synthase — MLAVHRAADGGLARIRLPGGTLSAEQLGVLATAATDLGDGRLELTSRANVQIRGLEPGSEQALSDSLYAVGLLPSMTHERVRNILASPLAGLDAVSQYDVRPFVAQLDRLLCARADLAELPGRFLFALDDGRGDLTALKADAGIQALPGGRVALVLGGIDTGVRADRREATGLLLATARAFLAERAEQKSEAWRLTELDDGITRVLARLRQGQGPATSSPPAPPEALATAGPVRAGRHSQADGRIALVVTVPLGSLTADHVAALGEVAAAGQGAASGQGVAAEQGAASRRRVAEGRGVAAGQLAASGQRSAAGQRAASGQVAAAGQRGAEGWGVRVTPWRSVVLPGVPADQVEVVEAGLTRAGLVVDPESGWGGVTACAGQPGCAKALADVRADARRATVRLVGIGKPVHWSGCDRRCGHPAGEMVDVVADGNGYLVDGIAVDQDGVGELIAARRRIGEH; from the coding sequence GTGCTGGCCGTTCACCGGGCGGCCGACGGTGGACTGGCTCGGATCCGGCTCCCGGGCGGCACGCTCAGCGCGGAACAGCTCGGCGTGCTCGCCACTGCTGCGACCGACTTGGGCGACGGACGGCTCGAGCTGACGTCACGCGCGAACGTCCAGATCCGGGGGCTCGAGCCAGGTAGCGAGCAAGCACTCTCCGACAGCTTGTACGCAGTCGGGTTGCTGCCGTCGATGACCCACGAGCGAGTCCGGAACATCTTGGCGTCCCCGCTGGCGGGGCTCGACGCGGTCAGCCAGTACGACGTGCGTCCGTTCGTGGCACAGCTCGATCGGCTGCTCTGCGCGCGAGCGGATCTGGCCGAGTTGCCTGGGCGGTTTCTGTTCGCACTCGACGACGGCCGCGGAGATCTGACCGCGCTCAAGGCTGACGCCGGGATCCAGGCGTTGCCCGGAGGACGGGTCGCGCTTGTGCTGGGCGGCATCGACACTGGCGTTCGGGCGGACCGGCGCGAGGCGACGGGCCTGTTGCTCGCTACGGCGCGGGCCTTCCTGGCCGAACGCGCCGAGCAGAAGTCCGAGGCCTGGCGGCTGACCGAGCTCGACGACGGTATTACCCGCGTCCTCGCCCGCCTCCGGCAAGGACAGGGCCCCGCCACGTCCTCTCCCCCGGCACCGCCAGAAGCGTTGGCGACGGCTGGGCCGGTTCGAGCTGGGCGTCACTCGCAGGCGGATGGACGGATCGCCCTGGTGGTGACCGTTCCGCTCGGCAGCCTGACCGCGGACCATGTCGCGGCGCTGGGAGAGGTCGCGGCGGCGGGACAGGGCGCGGCGTCCGGACAGGGCGTAGCGGCGGAACAGGGCGCGGCGTCGAGGCGGCGCGTCGCGGAGGGGCGGGGTGTGGCGGCGGGACAGCTCGCGGCGTCCGGACAGCGCTCGGCGGCGGGACAGCGCGCGGCGTCCGGACAGGTCGCGGCGGCGGGACAGCGCGGGGCGGAGGGGTGGGGTGTGCGGGTTACGCCTTGGCGGTCGGTGGTTTTGCCTGGCGTGCCTGCGGATCAGGTCGAGGTGGTTGAGGCGGGACTGACTCGGGCTGGGCTTGTGGTTGATCCCGAGTCGGGCTGGGGTGGCGTGACCGCCTGTGCGGGACAGCCTGGCTGTGCGAAGGCCTTGGCCGACGTACGGGCTGATGCGCGGCGTGCGACGGTCCGGCTGGTTGGCATCGGAAAGCCTGTGCATTGGTCGGGTTGTGACCGGCGGTGCGGGCATCCGGCCGGTGAGATGGTGGACGTCGTTGCTGATGGCAACGGGTATCTGGTGGACGGAATCGCCGTCGACCAGGACGGTGTGGGCGAACTGATCGCCGCGCGCCGGAGAATCGGGGAGCACTGA
- a CDS encoding MFS transporter: protein MTSLVRQPVIRRLILATLVNTLGNGVYAAVGALFLTRVAGLSVPSVGLGLTLAAVAGLITSTPLGVVADRLGPNRAYVVFLLIQAVAMASLTQVRSLGWFIAIAAVTAIADSGQRGAKGALIAGVVPAEQRVRTRAHLRVATNIGMAAGIALAGIVLAIDQPTVYVAALLADVATFLVTAAMVAWGLPSVPPVPTAAGPSALTALRDRPFLAFVALDGLLTMHNAMIQVALPLWVATATDAPTWLIAVLLLLNSIAVILLQVRVARGTENLTGAARAGRRAGWLLAIACAVLALTDVTSGAATISLLILAALAHVLGEMLQSAGGWGVSFELAPPGGQGQYQGAYAMGRQMGDLFAPTVLTVIAVTIGWPGWLATGAIFLLAGTLIPPTVRHHTLHPAPTPTPA, encoded by the coding sequence ATGACGTCCTTGGTCCGCCAGCCGGTGATCCGCCGCCTGATCCTCGCCACCTTGGTGAACACCCTCGGCAACGGCGTGTACGCCGCGGTCGGCGCGCTCTTCCTCACCCGCGTCGCCGGGCTCTCCGTACCCTCGGTCGGCCTCGGCCTAACGCTGGCGGCAGTGGCCGGCCTGATCACGAGTACTCCACTGGGCGTCGTCGCCGACCGCCTCGGCCCGAACCGTGCGTACGTGGTGTTCCTGCTCATCCAAGCAGTCGCGATGGCATCGCTGACCCAAGTCCGTTCGCTCGGCTGGTTCATCGCCATAGCGGCAGTCACCGCCATCGCGGACTCCGGCCAGCGCGGCGCGAAGGGCGCCCTGATCGCCGGCGTCGTACCGGCCGAGCAGCGAGTCCGCACCCGCGCCCACCTCCGGGTCGCGACCAACATCGGCATGGCCGCGGGGATCGCCCTCGCCGGCATCGTGCTCGCCATCGACCAGCCCACCGTGTACGTCGCCGCGCTACTCGCCGACGTCGCGACCTTCCTGGTAACCGCCGCCATGGTCGCCTGGGGCCTACCGTCCGTTCCGCCGGTGCCAACGGCCGCCGGGCCATCCGCGCTGACCGCCCTGCGCGACCGGCCGTTCCTGGCCTTCGTCGCGCTGGACGGCCTACTCACGATGCACAACGCGATGATCCAAGTGGCGTTGCCGCTCTGGGTGGCTACCGCGACGGACGCGCCCACCTGGTTGATCGCCGTACTCCTGCTGCTGAACTCGATCGCGGTCATCCTCCTGCAAGTACGTGTGGCCCGCGGTACCGAGAACCTCACCGGCGCCGCACGTGCCGGCCGCCGAGCGGGTTGGCTCCTGGCGATCGCCTGCGCCGTACTCGCCCTGACCGACGTAACCTCCGGCGCCGCAACGATCAGCCTTTTGATCCTCGCCGCCTTGGCCCACGTACTCGGCGAAATGCTCCAATCCGCAGGCGGTTGGGGCGTCAGCTTCGAACTCGCACCACCCGGCGGGCAAGGCCAATACCAGGGCGCCTACGCAATGGGCCGCCAAATGGGCGACCTCTTCGCCCCAACAGTCCTCACCGTCATCGCCGTCACCATCGGCTGGCCCGGCTGGCTCGCCACCGGCGCCATCTTCCTCCTAGCCGGAACCCTCATCCCCCCAACCGTCCGCCACCACACCCTCCACCCCGCCCCCACCCCCACCCCCGCCTAA
- a CDS encoding ArsR/SmtB family transcription factor encodes MPTVLTGLNRLTGEQIRPIVSPLLELGSALHVLAEPGHHDRLEWAARIRATMTPAENAELDAWSWTYRAVRSRIFVTYPPAPGAGAATATAVGTGATDAAGASRVGAAASPGVGTGAVDAAGASGVGAAAAAGVGTGAVGTTGASGVGAGAAAGTGAVTAGSGWQWELERLRARPAEELAADLVRPLRGDGSGGLDDVRHWARSRGRVVDVLVEGLLADPDQAVGRFLGVLDHCWQTWFAAEWAQVAPRLTARARHDRDLAIRQDPAAMLISLDPAIDGKPGADSVIAQRLHSKRLDVGSRGLLLVPSAFVAPHLYLTEIPDEPVMAIYPVDGTAGPAVPTAKAIQTRLETLSSPIALRICRAVASEPRTAGEIAALWSINPTQVTRHLRALTRAGVVTAERQGRFVTYRLDQSAMRDLGTEILTLILR; translated from the coding sequence GTGCCTACCGTACTGACCGGCCTGAACCGGCTGACCGGGGAGCAGATCCGGCCGATCGTCTCGCCGTTGCTGGAGCTTGGTTCGGCGCTGCACGTACTGGCCGAGCCCGGGCACCACGACCGGCTCGAGTGGGCTGCCCGGATCAGGGCAACGATGACTCCTGCCGAGAACGCGGAACTCGACGCCTGGTCCTGGACCTACCGCGCCGTCCGCTCCCGCATCTTCGTCACCTACCCACCCGCACCCGGCGCCGGAGCGGCAACGGCGACCGCGGTTGGGACCGGAGCGACGGACGCCGCTGGGGCGAGCCGAGTCGGCGCGGCAGCGTCGCCCGGCGTTGGGACCGGAGCGGTGGACGCCGCTGGGGCGAGCGGAGTTGGCGCGGCAGCGGCGGCCGGGGTTGGGACCGGAGCAGTGGGTACTACTGGGGCGAGCGGAGTTGGCGCGGGCGCGGCGGCCGGGACTGGTGCTGTGACTGCGGGGAGCGGGTGGCAGTGGGAGTTGGAGCGGTTGCGGGCTCGTCCGGCCGAGGAACTCGCGGCCGATCTCGTGCGGCCGTTGCGAGGTGACGGTTCGGGCGGTCTCGACGACGTACGGCATTGGGCGCGCAGTCGCGGACGCGTGGTCGACGTACTGGTGGAGGGTTTGCTGGCCGACCCGGATCAGGCGGTCGGGCGCTTCCTCGGCGTACTCGATCACTGCTGGCAGACCTGGTTCGCGGCGGAGTGGGCCCAGGTCGCGCCGAGGCTGACCGCGCGCGCCCGGCATGACCGGGACCTTGCCATCCGTCAGGACCCGGCCGCCATGCTGATCTCGCTCGATCCAGCGATCGACGGCAAACCCGGAGCGGACTCCGTGATCGCGCAACGCCTGCACAGCAAGCGGCTCGACGTCGGCAGCCGGGGACTGCTGCTGGTACCGAGCGCCTTCGTGGCCCCGCATCTGTATCTCACAGAGATTCCCGACGAGCCCGTGATGGCGATCTATCCCGTCGACGGTACGGCGGGTCCGGCCGTACCCACCGCCAAGGCGATCCAGACCAGGCTCGAGACTCTCAGCTCGCCGATCGCGCTGCGCATCTGCCGAGCCGTCGCCAGCGAGCCGCGTACAGCCGGCGAGATCGCGGCCTTGTGGAGCATCAACCCGACCCAGGTCACCCGGCACCTCCGCGCGCTGACCCGCGCCGGCGTGGTGACGGCCGAACGCCAAGGCCGCTTCGTCACCTACCGCCTCGACCAATCGGCAATGCGCGACCTAGGCACCGAAATCCTCACCCTCATCCTGCGCTAA
- a CDS encoding precorrin-2 C(20)-methyltransferase: MTGQLWGVGLGPGDPELVTVKAARLIGAADVIAFHSARHGRSIARSVAEPYLREGQLEEHLVYPLTVETTDHPGGYQGAMDDFYADCAERLAAHLDAGRNVVVLAEGDPLFYGSYMHMHKRLADRYPCEVVPGVTSVSAAAAVLGRPLCERDEILTVLPGTLPPDVLAERLRNTDAAAVMKLGRTFGNVREAFELAGRADEAFYVERATTVDQRTLPLADVDPDSVPYFSLALLPSPISNFVAPSNESTVGGSVTVVGLGPAGVEWMTPQVRSAIAQADDLIGYGPYLDRLPDRARQRKHGSDNRVESERAAFALDLARKGSRVVVVSSGDPGVFAMASAVTEVASEPTYQDVEVVVLPGLTAAQAVASRVGAPLGHDYCVLSLSDRLKPWEVIETRIRAAAAADLAIAIYNPASKTRTWQVAATRDLLLAERAPSTPVVIGRDVGGAQETVTVTTLAELDPAQVDMRCLLIIGSSTTQVVEREAGRLVFTPRRYP; encoded by the coding sequence ATGACCGGACAACTGTGGGGTGTCGGGCTCGGTCCCGGCGATCCCGAGCTCGTGACCGTCAAGGCCGCCCGGCTGATCGGCGCGGCTGACGTGATCGCGTTCCACAGCGCGCGGCACGGCCGGAGTATCGCCCGCTCGGTCGCCGAGCCGTACCTGCGCGAAGGCCAACTCGAGGAGCACCTCGTCTATCCGCTGACCGTCGAGACGACGGACCACCCGGGCGGATACCAGGGCGCGATGGACGATTTCTACGCCGATTGCGCCGAGCGTCTCGCGGCGCATCTCGACGCCGGGCGCAACGTCGTCGTACTGGCCGAAGGCGATCCGCTCTTCTACGGCTCCTATATGCACATGCACAAACGGCTCGCCGATCGCTACCCGTGCGAGGTGGTTCCGGGCGTGACCTCGGTGAGTGCCGCCGCCGCGGTGCTCGGCCGACCGCTGTGCGAGCGCGACGAGATCCTCACGGTGCTCCCGGGCACACTCCCGCCCGACGTCTTGGCCGAGCGCCTGCGGAATACCGATGCGGCCGCGGTGATGAAGCTCGGCAGGACGTTCGGCAATGTGCGCGAGGCGTTCGAACTGGCCGGGCGTGCGGACGAGGCGTTCTACGTCGAGCGGGCCACCACCGTCGACCAGCGCACGCTGCCGTTGGCGGACGTCGACCCCGACTCCGTGCCGTACTTCTCGCTGGCGCTGCTGCCCAGCCCGATCAGCAATTTCGTTGCTCCAAGCAACGAGTCGACCGTCGGCGGATCCGTCACCGTCGTGGGCCTCGGCCCGGCCGGCGTGGAGTGGATGACTCCGCAGGTGCGATCGGCCATCGCCCAGGCGGATGACCTCATCGGCTATGGGCCGTACCTGGATCGGCTCCCGGATCGGGCTCGCCAGCGCAAGCACGGCTCGGACAACCGGGTCGAGTCCGAGCGCGCCGCCTTTGCGCTCGACCTGGCCCGCAAGGGTTCGCGCGTTGTCGTGGTGTCGTCGGGCGATCCCGGTGTGTTCGCGATGGCGTCCGCGGTGACCGAGGTCGCGAGCGAGCCGACGTACCAGGATGTCGAGGTCGTCGTACTGCCCGGGCTGACCGCGGCGCAGGCCGTCGCGAGCCGGGTGGGCGCGCCGCTCGGCCATGACTATTGCGTGCTGTCGCTGTCGGATCGGCTAAAGCCGTGGGAGGTCATCGAGACCCGGATCCGGGCGGCTGCGGCGGCGGATCTGGCCATCGCGATCTACAACCCGGCCTCGAAGACGCGGACCTGGCAGGTCGCGGCGACACGTGACCTGTTGCTGGCCGAGCGCGCCCCCTCGACGCCGGTGGTGATCGGCCGCGATGTCGGTGGCGCTCAGGAGACCGTGACGGTCACCACGCTGGCCGAGCTTGACCCGGCCCAGGTGGACATGCGCTGCCTGCTGATCATCGGCTCGTCCACGACTCAGGTGGTCGAGCGGGAGGCGGGCCGGCTGGTGTTCACGCCCCGTCGCTACCCGTAG
- a CDS encoding IS3 family transposase (programmed frameshift), with protein sequence MSRPSSYSPEIRERAVRMVVESKADYGSEFEAIKSVALKLGIGAPETLRKWVRRAEIDAGQRPGVTTSESDQLKALKRENAELRRANEILKSAANFLRGGARPPTEVIVAFINDHKDRFGVEPICRVLTEHGCKIAPSTYYDNRNRQPSKKKLRDAELIAVIEKVRAEVRFVRLFGADKLWLHLRGLGHDVARCTVERLMTQMGISGVIRGKKPRTTIADESAHRPPDLVDRRFVASAPNRLWVADFTYVATRTGTVYVAHIVDVFSRRIIGWKAATTMTTPLVLDALEMAMWTRRTEGTTDLTGLVHHNDAGTQYTSITFTKALLNAGIDASVGSVGDAYDNALAETHMGLYKSELIHSYGPWQGLHDVEAATLNWVHWFNTARPHGSIQDLTPTQAEHTHYTHRTRLAEAG encoded by the exons ATGTCACGTCCGTCGTCGTATTCGCCCGAGATCCGTGAGCGCGCTGTTCGGATGGTTGTTGAGTCCAAGGCCGACTATGGCTCGGAGTTCGAGGCGATCAAGTCGGTCGCGTTGAAGCTGGGGATCGGGGCGCCGGAGACGCTGCGCAAGTGGGTCCGTCGTGCCGAGATCGATGCTGGGCAGCGTCCTGGTGTCACCACCTCGGAGTCGGACCAGCTGAAGGCACTGAAGCGGGAGAACGCCGAGCTGCGGCGGGCGAACGAGATCCTGAAATCTGCAGCGA ACTTTCTTCGCGGCGGAGCTCGACCGCCCACAGAAGTGATCGTGGCGTTCATCAACGATCACAAAGACCGGTTCGGGGTCGAGCCGATCTGCCGCGTGCTCACCGAGCATGGCTGCAAGATCGCCCCATCCACCTACTACGACAACCGGAATCGTCAACCCAGTAAGAAGAAACTCCGCGATGCCGAGTTGATCGCGGTGATCGAGAAGGTCCGCGCCGAGGTCCGGTTCGTGCGGTTGTTCGGAGCCGACAAACTCTGGCTGCATCTGCGTGGCCTGGGCCACGACGTGGCTCGCTGCACGGTGGAACGATTGATGACCCAGATGGGCATCAGTGGCGTGATCCGCGGCAAGAAGCCACGGACCACCATCGCTGACGAGTCCGCTCACCGGCCGCCCGATCTGGTCGATCGCCGGTTCGTCGCCTCAGCCCCGAACCGGTTGTGGGTCGCCGACTTCACCTACGTCGCGACCAGGACCGGCACGGTCTACGTCGCGCACATCGTGGACGTATTCTCCCGCCGGATCATCGGCTGGAAAGCAGCCACCACGATGACCACACCGCTGGTCCTGGACGCCCTCGAGATGGCGATGTGGACCCGCCGAACCGAAGGCACCACCGACCTGACCGGACTGGTCCACCACAACGACGCCGGCACCCAATACACCTCGATCACCTTCACCAAAGCCCTGCTCAACGCCGGAATCGACGCCTCGGTCGGATCGGTCGGCGACGCCTACGACAACGCCCTGGCCGAGACCCACATGGGCCTCTACAAGTCCGAACTGATCCACTCCTACGGCCCCTGGCAAGGCCTCCACGACGTCGAAGCAGCCACCTTGAACTGGGTCCACTGGTTCAACACCGCCCGCCCTCACGGATCGATCCAAGACCTCACACCGACCCAAGCCGAGCACACTCACTACACTCACCGAACCCGTCTCGCCGAGGCCGGTTAA
- a CDS encoding oleate hydratase: MEHVDVVVIGAGQAGLSAAYHLVRMGFRPYDEVVVLDRNPAPGGAWQHRWDSLTMYDVHGIATLPGLGVPESAGSERANEFVPHYFGEYEQQFDLPIMRPVAVTTVREAPERRLEVVTNHGSWNTAALVNATGTWDRPFILSRPGVSGDFICWKDEVHVTSVVVFARDP; encoded by the coding sequence GTGGAGCATGTCGACGTAGTAGTGATCGGTGCAGGACAAGCAGGTTTGTCTGCCGCCTACCACCTCGTTCGGATGGGCTTTCGCCCGTACGACGAGGTGGTAGTGCTCGATCGCAACCCCGCGCCGGGAGGTGCCTGGCAGCACCGGTGGGACTCTCTGACGATGTACGACGTCCACGGGATCGCCACGCTGCCAGGTCTTGGCGTACCCGAGAGTGCTGGGAGTGAACGGGCTAACGAGTTCGTGCCGCACTACTTCGGGGAGTACGAGCAGCAGTTCGACCTGCCGATAATGCGGCCTGTGGCGGTTACTACCGTCCGCGAGGCGCCGGAGCGTCGGCTAGAGGTTGTGACCAATCACGGCAGCTGGAACACGGCTGCACTGGTCAACGCCACTGGTACCTGGGATAGGCCCTTCATCCTGAGCCGCCCCGGCGTGTCTGGAGACTTCATTTGTTGGAAGGATGAAGTCCATGTCACGTCCGTCGTCGTATTCGCCCGAGATCCGTGA
- a CDS encoding precorrin-8X methylmutase translates to MSQLDYERDGAEIYRQSFATIRSEAALSGLPDDVAQVAVRMIHACGMVDLVDDLAWSAAAVKSAREALQTGAPILCDAAMVAAGITRRRLPADNEVVCTLSAPGVPELAAQLGTTRSAAALDLWLDRLDGAVVAIGNAPTALFRLLELIAHGAPKPAAVLGIPVGFIGAAESKEALAANSLGLEYLVVRGRRGGSAITAAAINAIASEEE, encoded by the coding sequence GTGAGCCAGCTCGACTACGAGCGCGACGGGGCCGAGATCTACCGGCAGTCGTTCGCCACCATCCGGTCGGAGGCCGCGTTGTCGGGCCTGCCCGACGACGTCGCGCAGGTCGCGGTGCGGATGATCCACGCCTGCGGCATGGTCGATCTGGTCGACGACCTGGCCTGGTCCGCCGCCGCGGTGAAGTCCGCGCGCGAGGCGTTGCAGACCGGAGCGCCGATCCTCTGTGACGCCGCGATGGTCGCCGCCGGCATCACCCGGCGCCGGTTGCCGGCCGACAACGAGGTCGTCTGCACGTTGTCCGCTCCTGGCGTTCCGGAGCTCGCCGCCCAGCTCGGGACCACTCGCAGCGCGGCGGCTCTCGATCTCTGGCTCGATCGCCTCGACGGCGCGGTGGTCGCCATCGGTAACGCGCCGACCGCGTTGTTCCGATTGCTCGAGCTGATTGCCCACGGGGCGCCGAAACCGGCCGCCGTACTGGGGATTCCGGTCGGTTTCATCGGCGCGGCCGAGTCCAAGGAGGCCCTCGCGGCCAACTCGCTCGGCCTGGAGTACCTGGTGGTTCGGGGTCGTCGCGGCGGTAGTGCGATCACCGCGGCCGCCATCAACGCGATCGCGAGCGAGGAAGAATGA
- a CDS encoding alpha/beta fold hydrolase, protein MSAPEGAGVAEAQRTAFDAATRDDDEFNRQFRHEFAVVDGVRMHYVTGGSGEPLVLLHGWPQSWYEWRGIMPELAKRYRVYALDLPGLGDSSGSPKSFDKATLARYVHGLLVDRLGLKAIRLVAHDLGAGVGFRYAAQYPNHVVRYAHLDYPLPGPALSAATYRTFSWHMAFHAQPKVPEMLVDDEVRDYLAAFYPQVAYGGVAFGGKGARSPFSAAQTDEFARTYKRPEVLRGGFELYRTLGRDERDNLTARTDVPTLLMTAEGVLAGTRPTLDPLVSRLERAVEVPRAGHWLPEENPAFVTKELLAFFAKP, encoded by the coding sequence ATGTCCGCGCCGGAGGGGGCCGGCGTTGCCGAGGCTCAGCGGACGGCCTTCGACGCCGCGACGCGGGATGACGACGAGTTCAATCGGCAGTTCCGGCATGAGTTCGCCGTCGTCGATGGAGTCCGCATGCACTATGTGACCGGCGGTTCCGGTGAGCCGTTGGTGTTGCTCCATGGCTGGCCACAGTCGTGGTACGAGTGGCGTGGAATCATGCCGGAGTTGGCTAAGCGCTATCGCGTCTACGCTCTCGATCTGCCTGGCCTCGGCGACAGCAGTGGTTCGCCGAAGAGCTTCGACAAGGCGACGCTGGCCCGCTACGTGCACGGTCTTCTGGTCGACCGTCTCGGCCTGAAGGCCATCCGGCTGGTGGCGCACGATCTGGGCGCAGGGGTCGGTTTCCGGTACGCCGCGCAGTACCCGAACCACGTCGTCCGGTACGCGCATCTGGACTATCCGCTGCCTGGTCCGGCGTTGAGCGCGGCCACGTATCGCACGTTCAGCTGGCATATGGCCTTCCATGCTCAGCCGAAGGTGCCGGAGATGCTTGTTGACGACGAAGTACGGGACTACCTGGCGGCGTTCTACCCGCAAGTGGCGTACGGCGGAGTGGCCTTTGGCGGCAAGGGCGCGCGGTCGCCGTTCTCCGCGGCTCAGACCGACGAGTTCGCCCGTACGTATAAGCGGCCCGAGGTGTTGCGTGGCGGGTTCGAGCTATACCGGACTCTGGGTCGGGACGAGCGTGACAACTTGACCGCCCGTACGGATGTCCCGACGCTGCTCATGACCGCCGAGGGCGTCCTCGCCGGCACGCGGCCAACGCTCGACCCGCTGGTCAGCAGGCTCGAACGCGCGGTCGAGGTGCCTCGCGCCGGCCACTGGCTGCCCGAAGAGAACCCCGCCTTTGTCACCAAGGAACTCCTAGCCTTCTTCGCCAAACCGTAA
- a CDS encoding FAD-dependent oxidoreductase produces the protein MGRLIPWYPGIETFKGRQLHTADYAGAEEFAGQRVLVVGGGASAVQLLAEVSEHANTTWVTRREPVWRTGEEFGPEIGRAVVAKVEERVRAGLPPHSVVSVTGLQLREQEQAAAARGVYRRRPMFQRILPDGVRWADGTIERFDAILWATGFRADLAHLAPLHLRESAGGIRMDGTRVVRDDRIHLVGYGPSASTIGANRAGHAAARALRTLLNSPATL, from the coding sequence CTGGGGCGGCTCATCCCTTGGTATCCGGGCATTGAGACCTTCAAGGGGCGTCAGCTTCACACGGCCGACTACGCCGGTGCTGAGGAGTTCGCCGGACAACGCGTGCTTGTGGTGGGCGGGGGTGCTTCTGCCGTTCAACTGCTCGCCGAGGTTTCTGAGCACGCCAATACGACGTGGGTGACGCGACGCGAGCCTGTCTGGCGTACGGGCGAGGAATTCGGTCCGGAGATCGGGCGTGCCGTCGTCGCGAAGGTCGAGGAACGCGTCCGCGCGGGTCTGCCTCCGCACAGCGTGGTGAGTGTGACCGGGCTCCAGTTGCGCGAGCAGGAGCAGGCGGCTGCGGCTCGCGGGGTGTACCGGCGTCGGCCGATGTTCCAGCGGATTCTGCCGGACGGGGTGCGCTGGGCCGACGGCACGATCGAACGGTTCGACGCGATCCTTTGGGCGACGGGCTTCCGCGCCGATCTGGCCCACCTCGCGCCGCTGCACCTGCGCGAATCGGCCGGCGGCATCCGGATGGACGGCACCCGGGTGGTCCGCGACGACCGGATCCACCTCGTCGGCTACGGCCCCTCCGCCAGCACCATCGGCGCCAACCGCGCCGGCCACGCCGCCGCCCGCGCCCTCCGCACCCTACTCAACTCCCCCGCCACGCTCTGA
- a CDS encoding GyrI-like domain-containing protein, which yields MGNEPTVVERAEQPTVGIVAKVAMDRIGEVADRLGDVFGWVAARGLTPAGAPYFRYRVIDMEGELEIEVGVPLETAVTGDGEIVADVLPAGRYVSLTHIGHPDQLVHRTAELLAWADAQGLRFDETDDHWGCRLEIYKSDPEREPDMNKWETELAFRLAD from the coding sequence ATGGGGAACGAGCCGACAGTTGTAGAGCGTGCCGAGCAGCCCACGGTGGGCATCGTGGCGAAGGTGGCGATGGACCGGATCGGGGAGGTCGCGGACCGGCTGGGCGACGTCTTCGGTTGGGTCGCGGCGCGCGGCCTCACGCCGGCGGGCGCGCCGTACTTCCGGTATCGGGTGATCGATATGGAGGGCGAACTCGAGATCGAGGTCGGGGTGCCGCTCGAGACCGCGGTGACGGGCGATGGGGAGATCGTCGCGGACGTACTGCCCGCCGGGCGGTACGTCTCGCTCACTCACATCGGTCACCCCGATCAACTGGTGCATCGGACGGCCGAGCTGCTCGCCTGGGCCGACGCCCAGGGGCTGCGGTTCGACGAGACCGATGACCACTGGGGCTGCCGATTGGAGATCTACAAGTCCGATCCGGAGCGCGAGCCCGATATGAACAAGTGGGAGACCGAGCTCGCCTTCCGCCTGGCCGACTAA